One window of Cryobacterium arcticum genomic DNA carries:
- a CDS encoding GntR family transcriptional regulator, with protein MSFTHNELRAVEFQRQRLLSQPTLHTSSRRTYEQLRASIRAGLTHPDTQFRELTISQEFGASRNSVRVALAMLAADGLITRGPRRGTILTKQIIDFPVDRVLPRSFDVNPSTATHGMIVLDLESAVLTTPPLIAELLDTRVERIVSYEQMAIFDGEPVYVRSGVSPLVSDADEYFARIASCNAAVAAITDTAAGTDAAPGAPGGDRTAAGIEMEGVFELLFEVPFGHCRSRVEVVGADEHLAKLLGVEEGSPLLLRQQVNYDIHNVAREFSFTHYRGDRATLTSRRVYERGAA; from the coding sequence ATGTCTTTCACCCACAACGAGCTTCGAGCGGTTGAATTCCAGCGGCAGCGACTCCTGTCCCAACCGACTCTGCACACCTCCTCCCGGCGCACCTACGAGCAGCTGCGGGCGAGCATCCGGGCCGGCCTGACGCATCCGGACACCCAGTTTCGCGAGCTCACCATCTCGCAGGAGTTCGGCGCCAGCCGCAACTCGGTGCGCGTGGCGTTGGCCATGCTCGCCGCCGACGGCCTGATCACCCGGGGTCCGCGCCGGGGCACCATCCTCACCAAACAGATCATCGACTTCCCGGTGGACCGGGTGCTGCCGCGCTCGTTCGATGTGAACCCGAGCACCGCCACGCACGGCATGATCGTGCTCGACCTCGAGTCGGCCGTGCTCACCACACCGCCGCTGATCGCCGAGCTTCTGGACACCCGGGTGGAGCGCATCGTGAGCTACGAGCAGATGGCGATCTTCGACGGCGAGCCCGTCTACGTGCGCTCAGGGGTCTCCCCGCTGGTCTCCGACGCCGACGAGTATTTCGCCCGCATCGCCTCCTGCAACGCCGCCGTGGCCGCCATCACCGACACGGCTGCCGGCACGGATGCCGCCCCCGGCGCACCGGGCGGGGACCGGACCGCAGCCGGTATCGAGATGGAGGGGGTCTTCGAGCTCCTGTTCGAGGTGCCGTTCGGGCACTGCCGCAGCCGGGTGGAAGTGGTCGGCGCCGACGAGCACCTGGCCAAGCTGCTCGGTGTGGAGGAGGGCTCACCGCTGCTGCTGCGCCAACAGGTGAACTACGACATCCACAATGTGGCCCGCGAGTTCAGCTTCACCCACTACCGGGGCGACCGCGCCACCCTCACCAGCCGACGCGTCTACGAGCGGGGCGCCGCATGA
- a CDS encoding UTRA domain-containing protein — translation MSAALGWDAGTGDGMPKQPQLIAQNAQTMLEGWRDAAPLMVPGNTVHRIALDQHPERRGGSIDQPDAEIVRMRLVEHALVAPSPLIKALMHTDEFAVSMLEQLGSIGDQPLFVRVSYHLVGDFEATARRLRTPSQAGATMTTEESFRLHFGVDLLSNDVSVEAVRSDRRTATAMRVSVGAPMILRQMLLTDEHGWVRELSFTHFRADRVTLE, via the coding sequence ATGAGCGCCGCGCTGGGCTGGGACGCCGGGACGGGCGACGGCATGCCGAAACAGCCGCAGCTGATCGCGCAGAACGCCCAGACCATGTTGGAGGGCTGGCGGGACGCGGCACCCCTGATGGTGCCGGGCAACACCGTGCACCGCATCGCCCTCGACCAGCATCCGGAGCGGCGCGGCGGCAGCATCGACCAGCCCGACGCCGAGATCGTGCGGATGCGCCTGGTCGAGCACGCCCTCGTCGCCCCCTCTCCCCTCATCAAGGCGCTCATGCACACCGACGAATTCGCGGTGTCGATGCTCGAGCAGCTGGGCAGCATCGGCGACCAGCCGCTCTTCGTGCGGGTGAGCTACCACCTGGTGGGCGATTTCGAGGCGACCGCCCGACGCCTACGCACCCCGTCACAGGCCGGGGCGACGATGACCACGGAGGAGTCGTTCCGGTTGCACTTCGGCGTCGACCTGCTCTCCAACGATGTGAGCGTCGAGGCCGTGCGGAGCGACCGGCGCACAGCAACGGCCATGCGGGTGAGCGTCGGGGCGCCCATGATCCTGCGCCAGATGCTGCTCACCGACGAGCACGGCTGGGTGCGGGAGCTCAGTTTCACGCACTTCCGCGCCGACCGCGTGACGCTGGAGTGA